In Gimesia chilikensis, one DNA window encodes the following:
- a CDS encoding DUF1559 family PulG-like putative transporter, with protein sequence MSIQNRILLLALLMVAVTVPSGCQKQPAENPTTEEAATETGAPAETVAQPEEPKIAPEMMTKAGEPMTAARYKAVGNQLKQIGLALHNLHDQTQYFLPPQEKHPEFYDENGRLKVSWRVHLLPYMDQKPLYDQFKLDEAWDSPNNAPLAKNMPDVFKSPDTPADSNKTRFRVFEGKREKNSEGEEKMTTLFPLGQPARMRDTLDGTSNTIIVVEAGPDKAIEWTKPGGLNPAQPNAELGETASQVAILKGDGSISLVKKDLEDAQWKEMIGPQDFTRIDWDAIEVKPGQKE encoded by the coding sequence ATGTCTATTCAGAATCGAATTCTGCTGCTGGCGTTGCTGATGGTAGCAGTCACAGTTCCGAGCGGATGCCAGAAACAGCCTGCTGAGAATCCCACAACGGAAGAAGCTGCCACCGAGACTGGTGCACCGGCAGAGACGGTCGCTCAACCGGAAGAGCCAAAGATCGCCCCGGAGATGATGACCAAAGCGGGTGAACCGATGACTGCCGCACGTTACAAGGCGGTTGGAAATCAGCTCAAGCAGATTGGTCTGGCACTGCATAACCTGCACGATCAAACACAGTATTTCCTGCCGCCCCAAGAGAAACATCCTGAATTTTATGACGAGAATGGTCGGCTGAAAGTCAGCTGGCGGGTGCACCTCCTGCCTTACATGGACCAGAAGCCGCTGTATGATCAGTTCAAGCTGGATGAAGCCTGGGACAGTCCAAATAATGCGCCGCTGGCGAAGAACATGCCTGATGTCTTTAAATCGCCGGACACACCTGCCGACTCAAACAAAACCCGCTTTCGGGTATTTGAAGGGAAACGGGAGAAAAATAGTGAGGGAGAGGAGAAAATGACCACTCTGTTCCCCCTGGGGCAGCCTGCCCGTATGCGAGACACGCTAGACGGTACTTCGAACACGATCATCGTGGTCGAAGCTGGCCCCGACAAAGCTATCGAATGGACGAAACCGGGTGGTCTGAACCCGGCGCAGCCAAATGCCGAACTGGGAGAAACTGCTTCACAGGTTGCGATTCTGAAAGGGGATGGATCCATATCACTCGTTAAAAAGGATCTGGAAGACGCGCAATGGAAAGAGATGATCGGCCCGCAGGACTTCACGCGGATTGATTGGGATGCTATCGAAGTCAAACCGGGACAGAAAGAATAA